The genomic region AGTAGTCAGCCACAACCGCTACTTGGAAACTGAGTACACCTCCCATTCCTTGGTAGGTGGTGCGCGGATTTCCCTTCCAAAAGTCGAGTATCGAACCTCATTGCCGTGCCGTTTGCGCCCGTGCAAATGTTGTCCCAACGAACCTCCAGCAAATAGGTAATCGGGGATTTACTGGAATTCGTTTCATATTCAAAACTCTGGAAAAGGAAAAAATAAAATGACTGGTCTCATGGTCTCAATGCTCGCCTTCATCGCCGGCGCCAAGGATCGTCTCTCTTCCGAGAAGGGCGCAACGGCCGTTGAATACGGACTGCTCGTGGCGCTCATCGCAGCCGTAATCATCGGCGTCGTCGTAACGCTCGGTACCCAGATCAACACCGCGTTCACCACTATCTCGGGCAAGCTCTAACGACACTTACAGAAAAGCCCAGGGCGGGGGCGGCGGTAGTTCGGGCATAAGCTCCGCTGCCACCGCTCCGGCCCTGGGTTTTTCGCTTTTCAAGGTAGTGCAAGGTCTCAAGTGTTGGAGGGGTTGTGAAAGGTCTCAGTAGATGTAACTTGGCCCTGCGGCGGACGGCGGGAGCCGGCCGGTGGGGGAAACTTTCAAACGAGGCGGGAGCGACGGCGGTCGAATATGGCCTCTTGGTGGCACTCATCGCCGCAGTGATCATAGGCATTGTCGCGACTCTTGGAGGTCAGCTGGTTCCTGGCTTTCAAACTGTGATCGACGGTCTCTGATGACGGCCCGGCGTCGGGCGGCCGGACGCCCCGGACCCGAAAGGGAAAGGGGCGCGGTCGCAGTTGAGTTCGCGTTGGTTCTGCCGATCTTCCTCGTTCTCGTCCTGGGAATCGTCGAATTCAGCAGGGCGTACAACATCCAGGTGTCTCTCTCAGAGGCTGCCCGGGAGACCGCACGGTATACGGCGATTCACTACGCCGACTCCGGCTTCAGCACGGCTACCGCCCAGGGTGTGGGCGTCAGTGCTGCACCGACTGCCGGCCTGGCGCCCGGGAACATCAGCATCTCCTACTCCGGCGGCGGCGCTTGCGCCGCGGGCGACAGCGTCATAGTCACCGTGAATCTGACCACGCCCTACATGACGGGATTTCCTGCGCTCATCCCGGGCATGCCAGCCAGCCTCAACGTCTCCAGTAAAGGTGTAATGCGATGCGGCGGCTAAAGCACGATGATCCCGAACGCGGTGTCATCGCACCCCTGACCGCGATCCTTATGGTGGCGATGCTTGGAATGGCGGCATTCGCAGTTGATGTCGCAACAATGTACTCCGAACACTCCCAGCTGCAGAACGGTGCGGACTCCGCTGCCTTGGCCATTGCAGAATCCTGCGCCAAAACGCCGACCGCCGCATCTTGTACCGCGCCTATGTCCTACGCAACGGGATTTGCAAATGGCAACGCCCTGGACGGGCATACCAACGTACTCAGTGCCGCGGTTAGTGCCGGCACGGTGAACGTCACAACCCAGGCCCAGGATTCCTCGGGAAACAATCATTTCTCGCTCGTTTTTGCACGTGTACTGGGCATCCAGGTCACCGACATCCAAGCCTCGGCTGAGGCGACGTTTGGTGGTTACTCCCGAGGCAATGTGCTTCCGCTTTCGTTCTCCCACTGCGAGTCGGATCCCGGCTTTACAAAGGGTCTGCAGTTTTTCCCGGAACACGGTAATGCGCTAGCAGACGATCCTGATTATGAATGCATCACGACTTCCTCATCGGGGCTCGAAGTTCCCGGCGGATTCGGCTGGCTGGATCATGACCCGGGGGTCTGCAATGTGACCGTGGACATCCTCAATCCGTGGGTGGGAACCAATACCGGCCAAAACTATGACAGCGACTGCGCCAGCACCCTGAACAAATGGGGGGCCATCCTGGCCGATCCTTCGAAAACCGTGGACATACTCGTACCGATTTTTGACGACGTCCGCGGCACTGGAGCCGGCGCGGAATTCCACATTGAGGCCTTCGCCCAAATATCCCTGCGGGGATGGAATTTGAAAGGTGGCAGTTCGCTGCCCGGGGACTTCATGACTGCGGAGGCAACCACGCTGTCCAAGTCACTGAAGCTCAAGAACAGCGACAACGGAATTTTTGGACGCTTTATCAAGAAGGTCACCCTGGCCGAAGCAGCAACCATGGGCGGCCCCACTACCTACGGAGCGCTGGGGGTCCAACTCTCCAAGTAGCAACGACCACGAAAAACGAGTTCTATTCGGCAAAAGGAGAAAGTCACAGTGAAAACTCGCCTACTGGGAGGCATCGTCGCACTTGTGCTGGCAATTGTTGGCACTCTGCTATTGGTCTCATATGTTCAAGCATCAGAAGCCAGGGCCCAACAGGACCTGCAGCCCGTCGAGGTACTGGTGGTTCAGGAGCAGATCCCGAGGGGATCCGACGTTGACAAGATCAAATCCGCCGTCAAACTGACATCGCTTCCGGCAGCTTCCGTTCCCAACGGAGCCCTCAAGAGCCTCGACGGACTCAATGGCAAGGTCGCCGGTGTTGAGCTGCTGCCCGGAGAGCCCCTGCTGGGTGCCCGGCTGGCCGACCCTGAGAGCCTCTCAGCGCCAGGCTCCGTCCCTGTTCCCAACGGGATGCAGGAAATCTCAGTGCAGCTGGAGGCTCAGCGGGTGGTCGGCGGACGCATCGCTGCCGGCGACACCGTGGGCATCGTCGTCCTCTTCGACAAGGGCGCACTGAAGGACTCTCCCGACGTCGAAACCGGTCAGGAAGTCTTCCACAAGGTCCTGGTGACCAGTGTTCAGCGGTCGACGGCAAAGGCATCAACCGCCAGCGACCCGGCTACGCAGGCGAACACGGAGCTGCCTACGGGACAGCTGATCGTCACGTTTGCCCGCAACGACGCTGATTCCGCGAAAATCGCCTTCGGCGCACACTTTGGGAGCCTGTGGCTCACCAAGGAGCCCTCCACCGCCACCGAGGGCGCACCCGTCGTGGTCAAGAAGCCGGAACTATACCGATGAGCCGCTTCGTACTGATCACTTCAGATCCAGGGTTTGAACGGCGCGTGAGGCAGGCAGCCTCAGGATTGCATGGCACGTTCCACGCGATCGTGGCTGACAACCTCCCCCAAGGTCCCGATGACCTGCTGCGGGTCCTGAGCGGCGACCCGGCGGAAGTCATTCTGCTCGGCCCCGGTTTGCAGACAGAGGACTCCATCCGGCTGGCCAGTCTCTTCGATCTCCAATATCCGGAAATAAGCGTTGTCCTGGTTACCGAAAGTGAGGAGGGCGTCGCCCTCCCCGCAATGCGGGCCGGCAT from Arthrobacter sp. NicSoilB8 harbors:
- a CDS encoding TadE/TadG family type IV pilus assembly protein, yielding MRRLKHDDPERGVIAPLTAILMVAMLGMAAFAVDVATMYSEHSQLQNGADSAALAIAESCAKTPTAASCTAPMSYATGFANGNALDGHTNVLSAAVSAGTVNVTTQAQDSSGNNHFSLVFARVLGIQVTDIQASAEATFGGYSRGNVLPLSFSHCESDPGFTKGLQFFPEHGNALADDPDYECITTSSSGLEVPGGFGWLDHDPGVCNVTVDILNPWVGTNTGQNYDSDCASTLNKWGAILADPSKTVDILVPIFDDVRGTGAGAEFHIEAFAQISLRGWNLKGGSSLPGDFMTAEATTLSKSLKLKNSDNGIFGRFIKKVTLAEAATMGGPTTYGALGVQLSK
- a CDS encoding Flp family type IVb pilin encodes the protein MKGLSRCNLALRRTAGAGRWGKLSNEAGATAVEYGLLVALIAAVIIGIVATLGGQLVPGFQTVIDGL
- a CDS encoding Flp family type IVb pilin → MTGLMVSMLAFIAGAKDRLSSEKGATAVEYGLLVALIAAVIIGVVVTLGTQINTAFTTISGKL
- a CDS encoding TadE family protein, with the translated sequence MVLPIFLVLVLGIVEFSRAYNIQVSLSEAARETARYTAIHYADSGFSTATAQGVGVSAAPTAGLAPGNISISYSGGGACAAGDSVIVTVNLTTPYMTGFPALIPGMPASLNVSSKGVMRCGG
- the cpaB gene encoding Flp pilus assembly protein CpaB, producing MKTRLLGGIVALVLAIVGTLLLVSYVQASEARAQQDLQPVEVLVVQEQIPRGSDVDKIKSAVKLTSLPAASVPNGALKSLDGLNGKVAGVELLPGEPLLGARLADPESLSAPGSVPVPNGMQEISVQLEAQRVVGGRIAAGDTVGIVVLFDKGALKDSPDVETGQEVFHKVLVTSVQRSTAKASTASDPATQANTELPTGQLIVTFARNDADSAKIAFGAHFGSLWLTKEPSTATEGAPVVVKKPELYR